In Anseongella ginsenosidimutans, one genomic interval encodes:
- the ribH gene encoding 6,7-dimethyl-8-ribityllumazine synthase — protein MSSIYKNLSDFSDTTIPPAKGFRFGIVVAEWNKEITESLYEGAFQTLLGHGAEKEAITRINVPGSFELTAGAAMLAEKGNYDAVICLGCVIQGETRHFDFICQAVAAGLTELSVKYSKSFVFGVLTPNTMQQALDRAGGKHGNKGDEAAVTAIKMAALARRLS, from the coding sequence ATGTCCTCTATTTATAAAAACCTTTCAGATTTTTCGGATACAACCATCCCCCCGGCTAAAGGGTTCCGATTCGGGATCGTGGTAGCTGAATGGAACAAGGAAATTACAGAAAGCTTGTACGAAGGCGCTTTCCAAACCCTGCTCGGACATGGCGCAGAAAAAGAGGCCATTACACGTATTAATGTACCCGGAAGTTTCGAGCTTACGGCAGGCGCCGCAATGCTGGCGGAAAAAGGAAATTATGACGCGGTAATATGCCTTGGGTGCGTTATCCAGGGAGAGACCCGGCATTTTGACTTTATTTGCCAGGCGGTGGCGGCCGGACTTACCGAACTATCAGTAAAATATAGCAAATCCTTTGTTTTTGGCGTACTTACACCCAATACCATGCAGCAGGCGCTTGACCGGGCCGGCGGGAAGCATGGGAACAAGGGCGATGAAGCGGCCGTAACGGCCATAAAAATGGCGGCCCTTGCCAGGCGCTTATCCTGA
- the lipA gene encoding lipoyl synthase produces the protein MIELPVIPAEPRKRKPDWLRVKLPTGKEYAHVRSLVDNYKLHTICESGNCPNMGECWGAGTATFMILGNICTRSCSFCAVATGRPLAVDYDEPERVASSVQLMGVKHCVITSVDRDDLKDGGSIIWAETIRAVRRKSPETTLETLIPDFKGIWANLEHVLEEAPEVVSHNVETVQRLTREVRIQAKYERSLECLRRISQAGMRTKTGIMLGLGETEAEVLEAMDHLLEAGVHILTLGQYLQPTQKHHPVIEYIHPDQFAKYKEAGLGKGFRYVESGPMVRSSYHAERHLFDMQP, from the coding sequence ATGATCGAACTACCTGTAATTCCGGCTGAACCCAGGAAAAGAAAGCCCGATTGGCTGCGCGTAAAATTGCCTACCGGCAAAGAGTACGCCCATGTGCGTTCCCTGGTTGATAATTATAAGCTGCATACAATCTGCGAAAGCGGAAATTGCCCTAATATGGGAGAATGCTGGGGTGCAGGAACCGCAACATTCATGATCCTGGGAAATATATGTACCCGCTCCTGCTCTTTTTGCGCGGTGGCTACCGGCAGGCCTCTTGCTGTGGATTACGATGAACCCGAACGGGTAGCTTCGTCCGTGCAGTTAATGGGAGTAAAACATTGCGTCATCACTTCTGTTGACAGGGACGACCTGAAAGACGGCGGGTCCATCATTTGGGCCGAAACCATTCGGGCCGTCAGGCGCAAATCGCCCGAAACTACTTTGGAAACCCTGATTCCTGACTTTAAAGGAATATGGGCCAACCTGGAGCATGTACTTGAAGAAGCGCCGGAAGTGGTATCGCATAATGTGGAAACCGTACAACGACTTACGCGGGAAGTACGGATCCAGGCTAAGTATGAACGGAGCCTGGAATGCCTCCGGAGGATCAGCCAGGCAGGCATGCGCACCAAAACAGGGATTATGCTGGGCCTTGGGGAAACCGAAGCTGAAGTACTGGAGGCAATGGATCACCTGCTGGAAGCGGGCGTCCATATCCTTACACTGGGCCAGTACCTGCAGCCTACGCAAAAGCACCACCCGGTAATTGAATACATTCATCCCGACCAGTTCGCTAAATATAAGGAAGCCGGCCTCGGCAAAGGATTTCGTTACGTGGAAAGTGGCCCGATGGTCCGCTCTTCCTATCACGCTGAACGGCACTTATTCGATATGCAGCCTTAG
- a CDS encoding DUF937 domain-containing protein, with protein MLEKLLEQAKGQLIPSLIDDPEVDNAHAEQIAEVSGDTVINSLLGQARSGDYSGLQELLSGNDTDASSPAVNNLVPQVAENLISRLGLSPEMAQNIAGKVIPMIMNMLNGKVQDAQSRGIDIGGLLGGLMSGNGQGGGLLGKLGGMFGGGRKGGSGDNQPDISSLLGKFF; from the coding sequence ATGCTTGAAAAATTACTGGAGCAGGCTAAGGGCCAGCTTATCCCCTCCCTGATCGATGATCCGGAAGTCGACAACGCACATGCCGAACAAATCGCAGAGGTAAGCGGGGATACCGTTATTAATTCGCTCTTAGGGCAGGCCCGGAGCGGGGATTATTCAGGTTTGCAGGAATTGCTGTCCGGCAATGATACGGACGCATCCAGCCCGGCGGTGAATAACCTGGTACCGCAGGTCGCCGAAAATTTGATATCGCGTCTAGGCCTTTCTCCTGAGATGGCGCAAAACATTGCAGGAAAGGTGATCCCCATGATCATGAATATGCTGAACGGGAAAGTGCAGGATGCCCAAAGCCGGGGAATAGATATCGGCGGTTTGCTCGGAGGATTAATGAGCGGAAACGGACAGGGCGGCGGTTTACTTGGCAAACTGGGCGGTATGTTCGGCGGAGGAAGGAAAGGCGGCTCCGGCGATAATCAACCGGACATTTCCAGCTTGCTCGGAAAATTCTTTTAG